Part of the Virgibacillus necropolis genome, AAAAACTGAATCTTTCCCGATTTCTCCAATTTTATAAAACAAATGGTCAGTGTCCATGCAGGTTGTCAGTATACGCTTAAGTTCTCCGTCTGAATAAGAATCTTCAAGTATTAGCTGAGAAAAGGAACTATAGATCAATTCATCCCTTAATTCTGGATCAACATTCCCTATTTCTCTTAGCATTGCAGTAGTGAGCTCAGAAATACTAATGGATTCATCCATTTGAAAGTTGTTATTTTTATAGGTCATTAGCGTTTCTTTTAGTTCAGTTGCATTCATGTATCTTGTCTCTCCTTAGATTTACCGATTTCCGATTTGAATAGTTGGTCTCTTCCAAGAATGGATAATGGTTACTTGATCTCCCAATCCTTATAGTTAACTCGATCTAATCCTAATTCCTTTGACTTAACCCATTCAAATGCTTTCATGACTAACGGTGATGCATTTCCTACAGATATTTCATCTTCAGATACCCAATGTGCCCCATCCGAATCTTGCCCTTCAAACTGTTCTGGCTTGGTTAATTCTCCACCAGTCTTTTTCACAGAATAGAAAATCGCAATGTGATGTACATGTGTATAGTCTTTGCAGTCCCATGGCAGCATGAAATCAATCGTTCCTATATTCTTGGTTATTTCAATTCCCAACCCTGTCTCTTCTAAAAATTCTCTTTTCATCGCATTTGTTAAACTTTCGCCATCTTCTAATCTACCACCCGGAAGATCGTATCGGTTTATATATGGTCCGCCATTTTTGTCAATT contains:
- a CDS encoding NUDIX hydrolase, which codes for MTHDKNFYRTMGVYGIYQKNNRLLVIDKNGGPYINRYDLPGGRLEDGESLTNAMKREFLEETGLGIEITKNIGTIDFMLPWDCKDYTHVHHIAIFYSVKKTGGELTKPEQFEGQDSDGAHWVSEDEISVGNASPLVMKAFEWVKSKELGLDRVNYKDWEIK